Genomic segment of Elusimicrobiota bacterium:
CGAGGCGGTTGGCCGCGTCGGCATTGGCTTTGAGATAGGCCTTGGCATTCTCCCGGCCCTGGCCCAGGCGCTCACCCTGATAGAGGAACCAGGAGCCGGACTTCTCCAGGAGCTGGGACTCGACCCCCATATCGAGCAGGCAGCCCTCG
This window contains:
- a CDS encoding DNA recombination/repair protein RecA — translated: EGCLLDMGVESQLLEKSGSWFLYQGERLGQGRENAKAYLKANADAANRLEKALRDKFCVIGADEAARPEPAAAPAVKPAGKLVAAKGKGAE